A section of the Pseudomonas tritici genome encodes:
- the nrdR gene encoding transcriptional regulator NrdR has translation MHCPFCGANDTKVIDSRLVAEGDQVRRRRECLASGCGERFTTFETAELVLPRLIKSDGSRQPFDEDKLRAGMQRALEKRPVSVERLEAALVHIKHKLRATGEREVKSLVVGELVMGELQKLDEVAYIRFASVYRRFQDLNEFREEIDRLAREPAKE, from the coding sequence ATGCACTGTCCCTTCTGCGGTGCCAACGACACCAAGGTCATTGACTCGCGTCTGGTCGCCGAGGGCGATCAAGTGCGTCGCCGGCGCGAATGCCTGGCCTCTGGCTGCGGTGAACGTTTCACCACCTTCGAAACCGCCGAACTGGTATTGCCACGTCTGATCAAGTCCGACGGCAGCCGCCAGCCTTTCGACGAAGATAAATTACGCGCCGGTATGCAGCGCGCCTTGGAAAAACGCCCGGTGAGTGTCGAGCGGCTGGAAGCGGCGCTGGTGCACATCAAGCACAAGCTGCGGGCGACCGGCGAACGCGAGGTCAAGAGCCTGGTAGTTGGAGAGCTGGTAATGGGCGAGCTGCAAAAGCTCGACGAAGTTGCCTATATCCGTTTCGCCTCGGTGTATCGACGCTTCCAGGACCTCAATGAGTTCCGTGAAGAGATCGACCGCCTGGCCCGTGAGCCTGCCAAAGAATGA
- a CDS encoding YbaY family lipoprotein — protein MQLRPLVLLTLFSFLVACSSEAPKPAAPQPTPAQEKKVPGIEDMGPLPAYQREISGSLTNVPAGAEVEMALLVIDDRSRPQQLLASSVLNGNGKPLAFRLRYNPEAFPAGARVELRGRASQSGQLILHLPAVLITQAITQTTGPLQLVKAP, from the coding sequence ATGCAGTTACGACCACTTGTTTTGCTCACCCTTTTCAGTTTTCTGGTCGCCTGCAGCAGCGAAGCCCCCAAGCCGGCCGCACCTCAACCGACACCAGCGCAAGAGAAAAAAGTCCCAGGGATTGAAGACATGGGCCCCCTGCCTGCCTATCAGCGGGAAATCAGCGGCAGCCTGACCAACGTGCCGGCGGGTGCCGAAGTCGAGATGGCCTTGTTGGTCATCGACGACCGTTCGCGTCCGCAGCAACTGCTCGCCAGCAGCGTATTGAACGGCAACGGCAAGCCCTTGGCCTTCCGCCTGCGCTACAACCCCGAAGCCTTCCCAGCCGGTGCGCGGGTTGAACTGCGTGGCCGCGCCAGCCAGTCCGGCCAGTTGATCCTGCACCTGCCTGCCGTACTGATCACCCAGGCAATCACCCAGACCACCGGCCCCCTGCAACTCGTCAAGGCACCATGA
- a CDS encoding class I SAM-dependent methyltransferase → MTPPLDLQAALSELIGDAQLVPCPLPGTELSLWLLDADNMDRAFSPEETRRILHEPPYWSFCWASGLALARYLAANPEWVAGKRVLDFGAGSGVAGIAATKAGALEVVACDLDPLALASCRANAELNGVELGYSADFFAEADRFDLILVADVLYDRANLPLLDQFLTRGREALVADSRVRDFQHPDYQRLETLDALTLPDLAEPWEFRKVSLYHSRRTFSQARQPL, encoded by the coding sequence ATGACGCCACCGCTGGACTTGCAAGCGGCGCTGAGCGAACTGATCGGCGACGCGCAACTGGTGCCCTGCCCGCTGCCGGGTACCGAGCTGTCTTTGTGGCTGCTGGATGCAGACAACATGGACCGCGCCTTCAGTCCCGAGGAAACCCGGCGCATCCTGCATGAACCGCCTTACTGGAGTTTTTGCTGGGCCAGTGGTTTGGCGCTGGCGCGGTATCTGGCGGCGAATCCTGAGTGGGTCGCCGGCAAGCGCGTGCTGGATTTTGGCGCGGGTTCCGGTGTGGCCGGGATTGCGGCGACTAAAGCGGGCGCGCTGGAAGTAGTCGCCTGCGACCTGGACCCGCTGGCCTTGGCATCCTGCCGGGCGAATGCCGAGCTTAATGGCGTGGAACTGGGTTATTCGGCGGACTTTTTCGCGGAAGCAGACCGCTTCGACCTGATCCTGGTGGCTGACGTGCTCTACGACCGGGCGAACCTGCCGCTGCTGGACCAGTTCCTGACCCGTGGCCGCGAAGCGTTGGTGGCGGATTCGCGGGTGCGGGACTTTCAGCACCCGGATTATCAACGGCTGGAGACTCTGGATGCGCTGACGTTGCCGGACTTGGCGGAGCCTTGGGAGTTTCGCAAGGTGAGTCTGTACCATTCGCGGCGCACTTTCAGCCAGGCTCGCCAGCCCTTATAG
- the trxA gene encoding thioredoxin, with the protein MSEPTPYIFDVTTATFDQAVIQNSFEKPVLVDFWAEWCAPCKALMPMLAKVAESYQGELLLAKVDCEAEQDIVARFGIQSLPTVVLFKDGQPVDGFAGAQPESAVRALLEPHVQMPPPAAADPLEQAQALFAEGRISDAEAVLVALLGEDNTNAAALILYARCLAERGELGEAQAVLDAVKSDDHKAALAGAKAQITFLRQAADLPDAADLKSRLAQNPQDDEAAYKLAIQQLARQQYDAALEGLLKLFIRNRSYSEGLPHKTLLQVFELLGNDHPLVTVYRRKLFAALY; encoded by the coding sequence ATGAGTGAGCCCACGCCGTACATCTTCGACGTTACTACTGCCACCTTCGACCAGGCGGTGATCCAGAACTCCTTCGAAAAACCCGTGCTGGTGGATTTCTGGGCCGAGTGGTGCGCGCCGTGCAAGGCGTTGATGCCGATGCTCGCGAAAGTTGCCGAGAGTTATCAGGGCGAGCTGCTGCTGGCCAAGGTTGATTGCGAGGCCGAGCAGGACATCGTCGCGCGTTTTGGCATTCAAAGCCTGCCGACGGTGGTGCTGTTCAAGGATGGCCAGCCGGTGGACGGTTTTGCCGGTGCGCAGCCGGAGTCGGCGGTGCGGGCGCTGTTGGAGCCGCATGTGCAGATGCCGCCGCCAGCGGCGGCGGATCCGTTGGAGCAGGCCCAGGCGCTGTTTGCCGAAGGTCGCATCAGCGATGCCGAAGCGGTGCTGGTCGCGCTGTTGGGCGAGGACAACACCAACGCCGCCGCACTGATCCTATATGCACGCTGCCTGGCCGAGCGCGGTGAGTTGGGCGAAGCCCAGGCCGTGCTGGACGCCGTGAAAAGCGACGACCACAAAGCCGCCCTCGCCGGGGCCAAGGCGCAGATCACTTTCCTGCGCCAGGCTGCCGACCTGCCGGACGCCGCCGACTTGAAAAGCCGCCTGGCGCAAAATCCGCAGGACGATGAAGCGGCTTACAAGCTGGCGATCCAGCAACTGGCGCGCCAGCAGTACGACGCGGCGCTGGAAGGTTTGCTCAAGCTGTTCATCCGCAACCGCAGCTACAGCGAAGGCCTGCCGCACAAGACCTTGCTGCAGGTGTTCGAACTGCTGGGCAATGATCACCCGCTGGTGACCGTGTACCGCCGCAAGCTGTTTGCCGCGCTGTATTAA
- a CDS encoding DUF2796 domain-containing protein, translated as MRRLLLALPFALLPLAVAHAHDDHDHEHGSLGAHEHGVGRLNAVLDGQALELELDSPAMNLVGFEHVATSAADKAKVAAARKQLESPVALFNLPKAAGCVVSTQELNSPLFGDKPEADHDDDDDAKDGAHEHHHDHSEIHAHYQFTCATPTALSNLDLSQVFKTFPATQKIQVQLIGPSGQQGVEATATAATVKF; from the coding sequence ATGCGCCGTCTGTTGCTTGCTTTGCCGTTTGCCCTGCTGCCACTGGCGGTCGCCCATGCTCACGACGATCACGACCATGAACACGGCAGCCTCGGCGCCCATGAACACGGCGTTGGTCGCCTCAATGCGGTGCTCGACGGCCAAGCCCTTGAACTAGAGTTGGACAGCCCGGCGATGAACCTGGTGGGTTTCGAACACGTGGCCACCAGCGCGGCGGACAAAGCCAAAGTCGCCGCTGCACGTAAACAGCTGGAAAGCCCTGTCGCCCTGTTCAACTTGCCCAAGGCCGCCGGCTGCGTCGTCAGCACCCAGGAACTCAACAGCCCGTTGTTCGGCGACAAGCCCGAAGCCGACCATGACGATGACGATGACGCCAAAGACGGCGCCCACGAGCACCATCACGACCACAGCGAGATCCACGCCCATTACCAGTTCACCTGCGCCACGCCGACAGCCTTGAGCAATCTCGACCTGAGCCAAGTGTTCAAGACCTTCCCCGCCACCCAGAAAATTCAGGTACAACTGATCGGCCCGAGCGGCCAGCAAGGTGTTGAAGCGACGGCCACAGCAGCCACCGTTAAATTCTGA
- a CDS encoding ABC transporter ATP-binding protein, translated as MTQALIELSDLGFNWPGHPQLLDIPAFRLEAGETLFLKGPSGSGKTTLLGLLGGVQKPSQGSIRLLGQELTELSAGARDRFRVDHTGYIFQQFNLLPFLSVRENVELPCHFSTLRAQRAKQRHGSVDRAAATLLAHLGLKDKDLLERRADSLSIGQQQRVAAARALIGQPELVIADEPTSALDYDAREAFLQLLFAECREAGASLLFVSHDQSLAALFDRHLSLAELNRAATPAEV; from the coding sequence ATGACCCAAGCATTGATTGAACTGTCTGACCTGGGCTTTAACTGGCCCGGGCACCCACAGTTGCTGGACATCCCCGCTTTCCGCCTGGAAGCAGGTGAAACCCTGTTTCTGAAGGGCCCGAGCGGCAGTGGCAAAACCACGCTACTGGGCCTGCTCGGCGGCGTACAGAAACCCAGCCAGGGCAGCATCCGATTGCTCGGCCAGGAGCTGACCGAACTGTCGGCCGGCGCCCGCGACCGCTTCCGTGTCGACCACACCGGCTACATCTTCCAGCAGTTCAACCTGCTGCCGTTCCTGTCGGTGCGCGAGAACGTCGAGTTGCCCTGCCACTTTTCCACGCTGCGCGCGCAGCGGGCGAAACAACGTCACGGCAGTGTCGACCGCGCCGCCGCGACCTTGCTGGCGCACCTGGGTTTGAAAGACAAAGACCTGCTGGAACGCCGCGCCGACTCGCTGTCCATCGGCCAGCAACAACGGGTGGCCGCCGCTCGCGCGCTGATCGGTCAACCCGAGTTGGTGATCGCCGACGAGCCCACCTCGGCCCTGGACTACGACGCCCGCGAAGCGTTCCTTCAGCTGTTGTTCGCTGAATGCCGCGAAGCCGGCGCCAGCCTGTTGTTTGTCAGCCATGACCAAAGCCTGGCCGCGCTGTTCGACCGCCACCTGTCGCTGGCCGAACTCAATCGCGCCGCCACGCCCGCAGAGGTTTGA